The following are from one region of the bacterium genome:
- the udk gene encoding uridine kinase encodes MTKPTVVIGIAGGSGSGKTTVARRILERTPAPNVAILSQDNYYRDYANLPLAEREKINFDHPDSLDNELLAKHVDDLREWRPVAQPIYDYRMHRPKEETTSVEPARIIVVEGILVLVDERLRDRMDIKLFVDCDADVRFIRRMKRDVQERGRTLESVIEQYLATVRPMHLEFVEPSKRYADVIIPEGGHNEIAIDMIGAKITSILSS; translated from the coding sequence ATGACGAAGCCTACTGTTGTGATTGGAATTGCCGGAGGTTCGGGGTCGGGAAAAACGACCGTGGCGCGGCGAATTCTGGAACGGACACCGGCGCCGAATGTGGCCATTCTGAGTCAGGACAATTACTACAGAGACTATGCCAACTTGCCTCTGGCTGAACGCGAGAAGATTAACTTCGACCATCCGGATTCGCTCGATAATGAGTTGTTGGCGAAACATGTGGACGATCTGCGCGAATGGCGTCCGGTTGCGCAGCCGATTTATGATTACAGAATGCACCGGCCAAAGGAAGAGACGACGAGTGTCGAGCCGGCGCGCATTATTGTTGTGGAAGGTATTCTCGTACTGGTGGATGAACGTCTGCGCGATCGAATGGATATTAAGTTGTTCGTCGATTGCGATGCGGACGTGCGGTTTATCCGCCGTATGAAACGTGACGTCCAGGAGCGCGGCCGTACGCTGGAATCCGTCATTGAACAGTACCTTGCGACGGTTCGGCCGATGCACCTGGAGTTTGTGGAGCCAAGCAAGCGCTACGCGGATGTGATCATCCCGGAGGGCGGCCACAACGAGATCGCGATCGACATGATCGGCGCGAAGATCACTTCAATTCTCAGTAGCTAG
- a CDS encoding HAMP domain-containing histidine kinase, with amino-acid sequence MRARLAILLVVVIVGPLIVLGLLGVRLVQAERMAVQARFQELLSSRVIDAASRIRDAVERETGTVDDALWSSKKAGTELGHPLLLQRFEYATNGRMVFPNVFFEMDDAARDYLDWAWETMPAAMMANESDDAGGASQWTTLQTRTGKKLVRWRRTEEGSLVGAEVNRTAWLARLLADLPTTGAPERAAEDCFRLVDDDGALIYQWGQFLPGDGTLPDAGVTLGAPLNGWRLELFVPAAASGPLAGSTPMIVFGVLIVLAIFLGGIGVWLATEVRRDLREASQRVRFVSQVSHELKTPLTNIRLYAELLDESLDEDAEDDRKRLGVIVSESRRLSRLIDNVLTFSRERQGRLKLHVRGGDVAAKVHEVVEQFRPALEAAGVEATFECELAADVETLFDPDGLEQIVGNLLSNVEKYASEGGRVLVHVDRENAFAVCRVCDSGPGIPGSERERVFAPFHRLDNRLTARASGAGLGLSLARTLAREMGGELQLEPRSEAGACFILRLPISEQGGNAER; translated from the coding sequence ATGAGAGCGCGCTTAGCCATACTGCTTGTTGTTGTGATCGTCGGGCCGTTGATCGTGCTCGGACTTCTGGGAGTGCGCCTGGTGCAGGCCGAACGAATGGCCGTCCAGGCGCGCTTCCAGGAGTTGCTGAGCTCGCGTGTAATCGATGCGGCGTCGCGCATTCGTGATGCGGTCGAGCGGGAAACGGGCACTGTTGATGATGCGCTGTGGAGTTCGAAGAAAGCAGGGACGGAATTGGGGCATCCGCTGCTGTTGCAGCGATTCGAGTATGCGACGAACGGCCGAATGGTATTCCCGAATGTGTTTTTCGAAATGGACGACGCAGCGCGGGACTATCTCGATTGGGCGTGGGAGACCATGCCGGCCGCGATGATGGCAAACGAGTCCGACGATGCAGGTGGTGCGTCGCAGTGGACGACATTGCAGACGCGGACGGGCAAGAAGCTGGTGCGTTGGAGGCGAACGGAAGAGGGTTCTTTGGTTGGTGCGGAGGTGAACCGCACGGCATGGCTGGCGCGGTTGCTGGCGGATCTGCCAACGACGGGTGCACCGGAACGAGCGGCGGAGGATTGCTTTCGGCTTGTCGATGACGATGGGGCCTTGATCTACCAGTGGGGGCAGTTCTTGCCTGGCGACGGTACGTTGCCTGACGCGGGCGTGACTCTTGGGGCGCCGTTGAATGGGTGGCGGCTCGAGCTGTTTGTGCCGGCGGCGGCATCGGGGCCACTCGCTGGAAGTACTCCGATGATTGTGTTTGGCGTTTTGATCGTGCTGGCGATCTTTCTGGGTGGGATTGGTGTCTGGTTAGCAACGGAGGTGCGTCGCGACTTGCGCGAGGCGTCGCAACGCGTTCGATTCGTGAGCCAGGTCTCGCATGAACTGAAAACCCCGCTGACCAACATTCGATTGTACGCGGAGTTGCTGGATGAATCGCTGGACGAAGATGCCGAGGATGATCGGAAGCGACTGGGCGTGATCGTTTCGGAGAGTCGGCGTTTGAGTCGTTTGATCGACAATGTGCTGACGTTCAGCCGCGAACGCCAGGGGCGTTTGAAGTTGCATGTTCGTGGGGGAGACGTGGCCGCAAAGGTGCACGAAGTCGTCGAGCAGTTCCGTCCTGCACTTGAAGCGGCTGGTGTAGAGGCGACGTTTGAATGCGAACTCGCAGCGGATGTCGAGACGTTGTTCGACCCGGATGGGCTGGAGCAGATTGTCGGCAACCTTCTGAGCAATGTGGAAAAGTATGCATCGGAAGGCGGGCGCGTCCTTGTGCATGTTGACAGAGAGAATGCGTTTGCCGTTTGTCGCGTATGCGATTCCGGGCCGGGCATTCCGGGGAGTGAACGCGAGCGTGTTTTCGCTCCATTTCATCGATTGGACAATCGACTGACGGCGCGCGCTTCGGGCGCGGGGTTGGGGTTGTCGCTGGCAAGAACGTTAGCGCGCGAAATGGGAGGCGAGTTGCAACTGGAACCACGAAGCGAGGCGGGCGCTTGCTTCATTCTCCGTCTTCCGATCAGCGAACAAGGAGGAAACGCGGAGCGATGA
- a CDS encoding type III pantothenate kinase, producing MFLAIDVGNTHTTLGLMDDTKVLREWRITTSRHQTADELQITLRFLGGIDQVPAEEWRGAALCSVVPSINTIFARSVKEVIGIDCVVLSNKMDLGLKNEYEHPEEVGMDRLANAVAGIDLHGPGLAIVDFGTATTIDVISREGNYLGGVIMPGLEATADALHIRTSKLPRVRIERPRGAVGRTTVQSMLAGLFFGSIDGVEGCVRRIESELGYELKLIATGGLANVLGPDMTRLAAVEPNLTLLGIEKLWRRNWK from the coding sequence ATGTTTCTCGCCATCGACGTTGGGAATACGCACACAACACTCGGCCTGATGGACGACACGAAAGTCCTGCGCGAATGGCGCATCACAACTTCGCGACATCAGACCGCGGATGAACTGCAGATCACGCTGCGCTTCCTCGGCGGAATCGACCAGGTTCCCGCCGAAGAATGGCGCGGCGCCGCACTTTGCTCCGTCGTGCCGTCCATCAACACGATCTTCGCGCGTAGCGTCAAAGAAGTCATCGGCATCGATTGCGTGGTTCTCAGCAACAAGATGGACCTCGGCTTGAAGAACGAATACGAACATCCCGAAGAAGTCGGCATGGATCGACTCGCCAACGCCGTCGCAGGCATCGACCTGCATGGTCCAGGCCTCGCCATCGTTGATTTCGGAACCGCCACAACGATCGACGTCATCTCGCGCGAAGGCAATTACCTCGGCGGCGTCATTATGCCGGGACTCGAAGCGACCGCCGATGCGCTGCACATTCGCACATCGAAACTTCCGCGCGTTCGCATCGAACGTCCACGCGGAGCCGTCGGCCGCACCACCGTGCAGTCGATGCTGGCCGGATTGTTCTTTGGATCCATCGATGGCGTGGAAGGCTGCGTGCGTCGAATCGAAAGCGAACTGGGCTACGAACTGAAACTGATCGCGACGGGCGGACTGGCAAACGTGCTCGGCCCGGACATGACACGCCTCGCCGCCGTCGAGCCGAATCTCACGCTCCTCGGCATCGAGAAACTCTGGCGTCGAAACTGGAAGTAG
- a CDS encoding ATP-binding protein, whose product MTPFTITPQVDETQEFIEIANDFSNPLDLVREAISNSYDAGASCIKIAFDVVNEYGESILRIALLDDGSGMNKDTLKSFFDLGNSSRRSDNASIGEKGHGTKVYFNSRRIEVETSMNGEEGLHARMEEPFRKLFDRKIPQVSVTPEKGIQKGTKITIYGYNNNRRDRFIQPILKDHILWFSKHGSVEDQFAENRAPVKLELKGLDQESYEEILQGHPFPPDSKNINKLFEEHLTRAPNFYAKKIVKTGFLRNHPEIPFQAVFCIEGRNVKYAYNPMVRRQGYAAPEGAYTIQDRYGVWICKDFMPIQQKNEWIISKGSEYTKLHAFVNCQALRLTANRGSVDNTPSEVLNDLREEVRKIYENIIKSDEWLSMEWLEDEAAAYQTTEKEAKNFEWRIKKINRANVAMHGGIHLIEPERESGVFSIFLLLSQAEPDLFPFCVVDYDTHEGIDVIAKGDNNTPIASAKLFYVEFKRTLSKGLNHSFANIHTIVCWETGIKHDEIVSDINGEERKMQIASPSKETDYTKFFLDNPTKAHKIEVICLRQYLKERLGLEFKPRTADAVI is encoded by the coding sequence ATGACGCCATTTACGATCACCCCCCAGGTTGATGAAACTCAAGAGTTCATAGAAATCGCCAATGATTTCTCCAACCCTCTGGACTTGGTCAGAGAGGCCATAAGCAATTCGTATGATGCGGGCGCTTCCTGCATCAAGATCGCGTTCGATGTGGTAAACGAGTATGGAGAGTCTATTCTCAGAATAGCTCTGCTCGATGACGGCTCCGGGATGAACAAAGATACTCTGAAGAGTTTCTTTGACCTGGGCAACTCCAGCAGAAGAAGCGATAATGCTAGCATCGGTGAGAAGGGGCATGGGACCAAGGTGTACTTCAACAGCAGGAGAATAGAAGTTGAAACATCCATGAATGGTGAGGAGGGTCTTCATGCAAGAATGGAGGAGCCGTTCAGGAAACTCTTTGATAGAAAGATTCCACAGGTCAGTGTAACACCCGAAAAGGGAATCCAAAAGGGAACCAAGATTACAATCTACGGCTACAACAACAATCGCCGAGACAGGTTTATACAGCCCATCCTAAAAGACCACATACTCTGGTTTTCCAAGCACGGTTCTGTCGAAGACCAATTTGCGGAGAATCGGGCTCCAGTTAAGCTTGAGCTCAAAGGATTGGATCAAGAGAGTTACGAGGAAATCTTGCAGGGACACCCCTTTCCCCCGGACAGCAAGAACATAAACAAACTCTTCGAGGAGCACCTGACAAGAGCTCCGAATTTTTATGCGAAGAAGATTGTCAAGACAGGATTCCTTCGGAATCACCCCGAAATACCCTTCCAGGCTGTCTTCTGTATCGAAGGGCGTAATGTCAAGTACGCCTATAATCCCATGGTCAGGCGACAGGGGTATGCCGCTCCAGAAGGAGCCTACACCATTCAAGACAGATATGGGGTCTGGATATGCAAGGACTTCATGCCGATTCAACAAAAGAATGAGTGGATTATCTCCAAGGGCTCCGAGTATACAAAGCTCCACGCCTTCGTCAACTGCCAAGCACTGCGACTAACCGCCAACAGGGGCTCCGTAGACAATACCCCATCGGAAGTCTTGAATGATCTGAGAGAAGAAGTGCGGAAGATCTACGAGAACATCATCAAGAGCGATGAGTGGCTTTCAATGGAGTGGCTGGAAGATGAAGCGGCAGCTTACCAGACCACGGAAAAAGAAGCCAAGAATTTCGAATGGAGGATCAAGAAGATAAACCGCGCCAATGTTGCTATGCATGGTGGTATCCATCTGATTGAACCTGAACGAGAAAGCGGCGTCTTCTCCATATTCCTACTGCTCTCACAGGCAGAACCAGACCTCTTCCCGTTCTGCGTGGTTGACTACGATACACATGAGGGGATCGATGTCATAGCGAAGGGGGACAACAACACGCCCATTGCCAGCGCGAAGCTCTTCTATGTTGAATTCAAAAGGACGCTATCCAAGGGCTTGAATCATTCATTCGCCAATATCCACACAATTGTCTGTTGGGAGACAGGAATCAAGCATGATGAAATAGTGAGTGACATCAATGGCGAAGAGCGCAAAATGCAAATAGCATCACCCTCAAAAGAGACAGACTATACCAAGTTCTTCCTGGACAATCCGACAAAAGCCCACAAGATCGAAGTCATCTGCCTGAGACAGTACTTGAAGGAAAGACTTGGTCTCGAATTCAAACCAAGGACGGCCGACGCTGTTATCTAG
- a CDS encoding response regulator transcription factor, which yields MKVLIAEDDTYIREGLAEILTREGFTPLHARDGQEAIEVWTKERPDFVCLDVMMPHKSGYSVCEAIRGDDPDVPIIFISAKTEEIDKVVGFDRGCDDYITKPFGVREVVARIRAVTRRALANQSRNAESTNHLELAPFRMGDLEVHPAELRAVREGEAAIDLSLREVRLLALFHRNAGKALDRWTIFSDVWGVDTIPNSRTLDQTISQLRKRIEKDAKNPQIIRTVHGVGYRWEGE from the coding sequence ATGAAAGTTCTGATTGCCGAAGACGACACGTACATTCGCGAAGGGCTGGCGGAGATTCTGACGCGCGAGGGGTTCACTCCGTTGCATGCGCGGGATGGGCAGGAGGCCATCGAGGTGTGGACGAAGGAACGGCCAGACTTCGTTTGTCTCGATGTGATGATGCCGCACAAGAGCGGCTACTCCGTTTGTGAAGCGATTCGCGGAGATGATCCGGATGTACCCATCATCTTCATCAGTGCGAAGACGGAAGAGATCGATAAGGTTGTTGGTTTCGATCGCGGTTGCGACGATTACATTACGAAGCCCTTCGGCGTGCGCGAGGTTGTTGCGCGAATTCGTGCGGTGACGCGGAGGGCTCTCGCGAATCAATCGCGAAATGCGGAGTCGACGAATCACCTTGAACTGGCGCCGTTCCGCATGGGCGACTTGGAAGTCCACCCGGCGGAACTACGAGCTGTGCGGGAAGGAGAGGCGGCGATCGACTTGTCGTTGAGGGAAGTGCGGTTGTTGGCGCTGTTCCACCGCAATGCAGGAAAGGCGTTGGATCGCTGGACGATTTTCAGTGACGTGTGGGGCGTTGATACAATTCCAAACAGTCGCACGCTGGATCAGACGATTTCGCAACTGCGCAAACGCATCGAGAAGGATGCGAAGAATCCGCAGATCATTCGTACGGTTCACGGCGTTGGCTATCGGTGGGAAGGCGAGTAG
- a CDS encoding VWA domain-containing protein — MTPRRSFLNPMLCIMALLLCSLATAADRAPANEPAKIEFTISPANPVLRSCQSPQIAYLKVGLRGESKALEVERAPVNVAIVLDRSGSMSGEKIQQARQAAKMFVDRLGPEDIVAIVSYSDTVEVVVPAQPLRNPGAAKAAINGIRSGGNTALFAGVSHGAAMVRSHLSDDRVNRVLLLSDGLANQGPSTPQELGQLGESLAMEGITVSTIGLGLDYNEDLMNLLAAKGDGSPAFAQEPQDLAKFFDRELRTITNVIAQDVDVTVSFPDGVRPIRVLGDRGSVVDGEVHFGVAALYQNWEDSFVVEVELPDTAVGAVLPVAAGSANWRDMATVTRQNASAKASIKFAATEEDVAKALDEDAMGAVVELLASERSLEAVRLRDQGLIAEARAAIQQNIDFIQQNAAQMPSQQGLTEELLNYNQQDMQQIDQDEEWGASRKEMKTRSQGDIWRVKQ; from the coding sequence ATGACTCCAAGGCGCAGTTTCCTGAATCCGATGTTGTGCATCATGGCGCTGCTGTTGTGCTCGCTGGCGACGGCGGCTGACAGAGCTCCTGCAAACGAGCCGGCGAAGATCGAGTTTACGATCAGCCCGGCGAACCCTGTCTTGCGATCCTGCCAGAGTCCGCAGATCGCGTACTTGAAGGTTGGACTGCGCGGCGAATCGAAGGCGCTGGAGGTCGAACGCGCGCCGGTGAATGTGGCGATTGTGCTGGATCGGTCTGGTTCGATGTCGGGCGAGAAGATTCAGCAGGCGCGCCAGGCGGCGAAGATGTTCGTCGATCGGCTCGGGCCAGAGGATATCGTTGCGATCGTGTCGTATTCGGACACGGTGGAAGTTGTTGTACCGGCGCAGCCGCTGAGAAATCCCGGTGCGGCGAAAGCAGCCATCAATGGAATTCGAAGCGGAGGCAATACGGCGCTGTTTGCCGGAGTCAGTCATGGCGCAGCGATGGTGCGCAGTCACTTGTCGGACGACCGCGTGAATCGTGTGTTGTTGTTGTCCGACGGTTTGGCAAATCAAGGTCCGTCGACGCCGCAGGAGCTGGGGCAATTGGGTGAAAGCCTGGCGATGGAAGGCATCACGGTTTCGACAATTGGGTTGGGTCTGGATTACAACGAGGACCTAATGAATTTGCTCGCCGCAAAGGGCGACGGTTCGCCAGCGTTTGCGCAGGAGCCGCAAGACCTGGCGAAGTTCTTCGATCGCGAGTTGCGCACGATCACCAATGTGATCGCGCAAGATGTGGATGTCACAGTTTCGTTCCCGGACGGTGTGCGGCCGATCCGTGTGCTGGGCGACCGCGGCAGTGTCGTTGATGGCGAGGTGCATTTCGGCGTCGCGGCGCTTTATCAGAATTGGGAAGATTCATTCGTCGTTGAGGTGGAACTCCCCGATACCGCGGTTGGCGCGGTGTTGCCGGTTGCGGCGGGCAGTGCCAACTGGCGCGATATGGCGACGGTGACGCGGCAGAACGCGAGCGCAAAGGCCTCGATCAAGTTCGCGGCGACCGAAGAGGATGTTGCGAAGGCGCTCGACGAAGACGCAATGGGCGCGGTCGTTGAGTTGCTTGCCTCTGAGAGAAGTCTGGAAGCCGTTCGACTGCGCGACCAGGGATTGATTGCGGAAGCGCGCGCGGCGATTCAGCAGAACATCGACTTTATTCAGCAGAATGCCGCGCAGATGCCGAGCCAGCAGGGGTTGACGGAGGAGTTGTTGAACTACAATCAGCAAGACATGCAGCAAATCGATCAGGACGAAGAATGGGGCGCATCCCGCAAGGAAATGAAGACTCGCTCGCAAGGCGATATCTGGCGCGTTAAGCAGTAA
- a CDS encoding RNA polymerase sigma factor: MARKREHIYSELLVLRAQGGSRDAFRELVELWQGRLLGHAVTLLKGEQDAAQDAVQEAWVAAVRGLRRLDDPARFPSWIFRIVSNKCADEIRRRQRNRRAQERLEEEGPAVEKAPEPFDAPDEDALLAEGLAALPAERRAILRLHYVDGLSMAQIGEVLGIPAGTVKSRLFHAREELRKAVNRLGRGTT, encoded by the coding sequence ATGGCCCGAAAAAGAGAACACATCTACAGCGAACTGCTGGTCCTGCGGGCGCAGGGCGGGTCGCGAGACGCCTTTCGCGAGCTGGTGGAGCTGTGGCAGGGGCGGCTGTTGGGCCACGCCGTGACGCTGCTGAAGGGCGAGCAGGACGCCGCCCAGGATGCTGTTCAGGAGGCGTGGGTGGCGGCGGTGCGAGGGCTGCGGCGTCTGGACGATCCGGCGAGATTCCCTTCCTGGATCTTCCGAATCGTCTCGAACAAGTGCGCCGATGAGATTCGACGCCGACAGCGAAACCGCCGGGCGCAGGAGCGCCTCGAGGAGGAGGGGCCCGCGGTTGAGAAGGCTCCCGAGCCGTTTGATGCGCCGGACGAGGATGCCCTGTTGGCCGAGGGGTTGGCGGCGTTGCCAGCGGAGCGGCGGGCGATTCTGCGGCTGCATTATGTGGATGGGCTCAGCATGGCGCAGATCGGCGAAGTGCTGGGAATTCCGGCGGGGACGGTGAAGTCGCGCCTGTTTCATGCGCGGGAAGAGTTGCGAAAGGCGGTGAACCGATTGGGGCGCGGGACGACCTAA
- a CDS encoding protein kinase: MSESRDDTRLMDSGDDDSQRVSGGARVVLENLVGRTLDERYIVDELIGQGAMGAVFRARQTRLRRTVALKVPKPELCTMPEFVGRFEREALSMARLVHQNIVQVFDVCVSDDPDEPTFIVMEYVEGVELEKFIRSQERDLTVAALLEIFRQIAQGLDVAHERGIVHRDIKPSNIVITMPQRVPKIMDFGVAKLALEDAFETTESKAIGTPAYMAPEQVQGKDVTPAADLYAFAVMIYRLLTRALPYDATTSSALLFAHVSEKAIDPSARNPGLPRAFDTVMQKALAKDPADRHEDALALIQAVERALEPTQGRQLADLLAHASICADLEVTQTDETAIPSPAELPPPWFRRPLALIAGGAAGLLILALGLARLSGDEKPAPQSTDGPAVVASAEPTPVPEPTAIPPKPAPEATPTSRPEPTPAATPRPTATPRPARKTPAPTPALTMAPTADEPDIWDPELFPPDIDYFAHRKNQEAIDAMFAAQIGDPMSEGHFDAADNALARLDGETAAQILREVKSVYPDYAELFAKFRAAPDSVYWEERAAIRLDVNIYGRPKTIRDRSYRRSILKTEEPLAARVVLTEDGWKLTSLTGEVPKANR, translated from the coding sequence ATGTCCGAATCCCGCGACGACACCCGGCTGATGGACAGCGGCGATGACGATTCCCAGCGCGTCTCCGGCGGTGCCCGCGTGGTCCTCGAGAATCTCGTCGGCCGCACGCTGGACGAGCGCTACATCGTCGATGAACTTATTGGCCAGGGCGCGATGGGCGCCGTCTTTCGCGCGCGCCAGACACGTCTCCGCCGCACCGTCGCCCTCAAGGTCCCCAAGCCCGAGCTCTGCACCATGCCGGAGTTCGTCGGCCGCTTCGAGCGCGAAGCCCTCTCCATGGCGCGCCTCGTCCACCAAAACATCGTCCAGGTCTTTGACGTCTGCGTTTCCGACGATCCCGACGAGCCCACCTTCATCGTCATGGAATACGTCGAGGGTGTGGAGCTTGAGAAGTTCATCCGCTCGCAGGAACGCGATCTGACCGTGGCCGCGCTGCTCGAAATCTTCCGCCAGATTGCCCAGGGCCTCGACGTCGCCCACGAACGTGGCATCGTCCATCGCGACATCAAGCCCAGCAACATCGTCATCACCATGCCGCAGCGCGTGCCGAAGATCATGGATTTCGGCGTCGCCAAGCTCGCCCTCGAGGACGCCTTTGAAACCACCGAGAGCAAGGCCATCGGCACGCCCGCCTACATGGCGCCGGAGCAGGTTCAAGGCAAAGACGTCACCCCCGCGGCGGACCTATATGCTTTCGCCGTCATGATCTACCGGCTCCTGACGCGTGCGCTCCCCTACGACGCCACGACGTCATCTGCGCTGCTCTTCGCTCACGTTTCAGAAAAGGCGATCGATCCCTCCGCTCGGAACCCCGGCCTGCCGCGCGCCTTCGACACGGTAATGCAGAAAGCCCTAGCCAAGGACCCGGCCGATCGTCACGAGGATGCCCTCGCTCTCATCCAGGCCGTCGAGCGCGCCCTCGAACCAACCCAGGGCCGCCAGCTCGCCGACCTCCTGGCGCATGCTTCCATCTGCGCCGATCTCGAAGTCACTCAGACCGACGAAACCGCCATTCCCAGCCCCGCCGAGCTCCCTCCGCCCTGGTTCCGTCGCCCCCTGGCCCTGATTGCCGGCGGTGCAGCGGGCCTTCTCATCCTCGCTCTCGGACTCGCCCGGCTCTCAGGCGACGAAAAGCCTGCCCCCCAGTCAACGGATGGACCCGCAGTCGTTGCCTCTGCAGAACCAACCCCAGTTCCCGAGCCCACGGCAATCCCGCCAAAGCCTGCCCCAGAGGCCACACCAACCTCGCGGCCAGAGCCCACCCCGGCCGCCACGCCCCGGCCCACAGCGACACCTCGGCCAGCCAGGAAGACACCCGCGCCCACGCCAGCCCTAACCATGGCCCCAACGGCCGACGAGCCCGACATCTGGGATCCAGAGCTCTTCCCGCCGGACATCGACTACTTCGCCCATCGCAAGAACCAGGAAGCAATCGACGCTATGTTCGCCGCACAGATCGGGGATCCCATGTCCGAGGGCCACTTCGACGCCGCCGACAACGCCCTGGCCCGCCTGGATGGCGAAACTGCCGCGCAGATCCTCCGCGAAGTCAAATCCGTCTATCCCGACTACGCCGAACTCTTCGCGAAATTCCGCGCCGCGCCGGATTCCGTCTATTGGGAGGAACGCGCCGCCATTCGTCTCGACGTCAACATCTACGGCCGTCCCAAGACCATTCGCGATCGCTCTTACCGGCGCTCAATCCTCAAGACCGAGGAACCCCTTGCCGCCCGCGTGGTTCTCACCGAAGATGGTTGGAAGCTCACCAGCCTGACTGGTGAAGTCCCAAAAGCCAATCGATAA